The DNA sequence AATTTATGTTTTGATATTGGACATTCAGCAGTTTATCAAAAAAATATAAAAATAGAAGAATTATTTAAAAAATATGGTAATAGGATTACACATCTACATTTGCATGATAATGATCTGCTTGAAGATAAACATTTTCATTTTGGAGAAGGAAAAATTGAATTTGAAAACTATTTTCAAATATTTAAGAAATATTTGAAAGAATATACAGTAACATTAGAAACAAATTTTGATGAAAAATTATATAAAGATATGGAATTTGTAAGAAAGGGGTTGCTTAAATGAAAAAAAATCTAAAATTTGAAGAGGCGTTATTAGAAATAGATGAGATTATAGATGAATTAGAAAATGGAGAAGTTGAATTAGAGGAGTCTGTAAAGAAATATGAAAAAGCAATGGAAATGATAAAATTTTGTAAAGGGAAATTAGATTCTATTGAAGGCAAAATAAAAAAAATTAATTTAAATGAATCAGGAGATATAGAAATAGCGGATTTTCAATAGATTGGAGGAAAATATGATAAAAGAATATTTGAAATTAAGAGGTCTAGAAGTAGAAAAAACATTAAGAGATTATTTTGAAGAATTAAATTATCCAGAAGTAATAAAAGATGGAATGAAATACTCAGTTTTAAATGGTGGAAAAAGATTAAGACCAGTATTGTTATTAATGACATTGGAACTTTTAGGAAAAGATATAAACTTAGGATTTCCAACTGCTGCAGCAATAGAAATGATTCACAGTTATTCACTTGTGCATGATGATTTGCCGGCGTTAGATAATGATGATTATAGAAGAGGGAAAAGTACAACTCATAAAAAGTTTGGAG is a window from the Haliovirga abyssi genome containing:
- the xseB gene encoding exodeoxyribonuclease VII small subunit; its protein translation is MKKNLKFEEALLEIDEIIDELENGEVELEESVKKYEKAMEMIKFCKGKLDSIEGKIKKINLNESGDIEIADFQ